The Euphorbia lathyris chromosome 3, ddEupLath1.1, whole genome shotgun sequence genome contains a region encoding:
- the LOC136224128 gene encoding probable sulfate transporter 3.4 isoform X1, producing the protein MGVNSCNRVESLCCHESSSIRMSSNEVVMPMPSMEIHSVCLPPKKSTFQKLKQRLGEIFFPDDPLYRFKNQTWSNKLLLALQFLFPIFQWGPNYDLKLFRSDIISGLTIASLSIPQGISYAKLANLPPIIGLYSSFVPPLIYSILGSSRHLAVGPVSIASLVMGSMLSEAVSPTQDQILYLKLAFTSTFFAGLFHASLGLLRLGFIIDFLSRATLVGFMAGAAIIVSLQQLKGLLGIVHFTSKMQFVPVMSSVFSHRNEWSWETILMGIFFLLFLLTTRHISMRKPKLFWISAAAPLTSVIISTLVLFCFKSKIHGISFIGHLPKGLNPPSANMLFFDGSYLPLAIRTGIVTGILSLTEGIAVGRTFASMNNYQVDGNKEMMAIGVMNMAGSCTSCFVTTGSFSRSAVNYNAGAKTAVSNIVMASAVLVTLLFLMPLFYYTPNVILAAIIITAVIGLIDYRSAFQLWKVDKLDFMACVCSFFGVLFISVPLGLAIAVGISIFKILLHVTRPNTVVMGNIPGTHIYQSLNRYREALRVPSFLVIAIESPIYFANSTYLQERILRWVREEEEWIKANNESTLKCVILDMTAVTAIDTSGIDLLCELRKTMEKRTLQLVLANPAASVMEKLEQSKILDSFGLNGLYLTVAEAVADISTFWKSQP; encoded by the exons atggGGGTTAATAGTTGTAATAGAGTAGAAAGTTTGTGTTGCCATGAAAGTAGTAGTATAAGAATGAGTTCAAATGAAGTGGTAATGCCAATGCCATCAATGGAGATACACAGTGTTTGTTTACCTCCTAAAAAAAGCACCTTTCAAAAACTAAAGCAGAGGCTTGGTGAGATCTTTTTCCCTGATGATCCTCTTTACAGATTCAAGAACCAAACATGGTCTAATAAACTCCTTCTGGCTCTCCAATTTTTGTTTCCTATTTTTCAATGGGGTCCCAATTATGATTTGAAGCTCTTCAGGTCTGATATCATCTCTGGTCTCACCATTGCTAGCCTCTCTATCCCTCAG GGGATCAGTTATGCAAAACTTGCAAATTTACCACCAATAATCGGGCTAT ATTCAAGCTTTGTACCTCCATTGATATACTCAATCCTTGGAAGCTCAAGACATCTTGCAGTTGGTCCAGTTTCAATAGCATCATTAGTAATGGGTTCTATGCTAAGTGAAGCTGTTTCACCTACACAAGATCAAATTCTCTACCTCAAATTAGCCTTCACTTCTACCTTCTTTGCTGGTCTTTTTCATGCTTCTCTTGGTTTACTTAG GTTGGGGTTTATTATTGATTTTCTATCAAGGGCTACTCTTGTTGGATTCATGGCTGGTGCTGCCATTATTGTCTCGCTTCAACAGCTTAAAGGATTGCTTGGGATTGTTCATTTCACTAGCAAGATGCAATTTGTCCCTGTCATGTCctctgttttcagccatagaaATGAG TGGTCCTGGGAAACTATTCTTATGGGGATCTTTTTTCTGCTGTTTTTGTTGACAACAAGGCATATT AGCATGAGGAAACCAAAGCTGTTCTGGATATCAGCAGCTGCACCATTAACATCAGTGATCATCTCAACCCTTGTACTTTTCTGCTTCAAATCAAAGATTCATGGCATCTCATTC ATTGGTCATTTACCAAAGGGCCTGAATCCACCTTCAGCTAATATGCTTTTCTTCGACGGTTCTTATTTGCCACTCGCAATCAGAACTGGCATTGTCACTGGAATCTTATCCCTCACT GAAGGAATCGCGGTGGGAAGAACGTTTGCTTCGATGAATAACTACCAAGTTGATGGCAACAAAGAAATGATGGCTATTGGTGTAATGAACATGGCTGGTTCTTGTACTTCATGCTTTGTCACAACAG GGTCTTTTTCGCGGTCTGCAGTCAATTACAATGCTGGAGCAAAGACAGCAGTTTCAAATATAGTCATGGCTTCTGCAGTGCTTGTGACTCTGCTGTTTCTCATGCCACTGTTTTACTACACTCCTAATGTGATCTTGGCTGCCATTATTATAACAGCTGTAATCGGACTAATTGATTATCGTTCCGCATTCCAATTGTGGAAAGTCGACAAGCTCGATTTCATGGCCTGTGTGTGCTCCTTCTTTGGAGTCCTGTTTATCTCAGTACCTCTAGGCCTTGCCATAGCG GTTGGAATATCAATTTTCAAAATACTGCTACATGTCACCAGACCAAATACAGTGGTTATGGGAAACATCCCCGGAACTCATATATACCAAAGTCTCAATAGATATAGAGAAGCTCTACGAGTTCCATCGTTTCTTGTCATCGCGATTGAGTCCCCTATCTACTTTGCAAATTCTACTTACCTTCAAGAAAG GATACTAAGATGGGTCCGCGAAGAAGAAGAGTGGATTAAAGCGAACAACGAAAGCACATTGAAATGCGTAATTTTGGACATGACAG CTGTGACAGCCATAGATACAAGTGGTATCGATTTACTATGCGAACTACGAAAAACGATGGAGAAACGAACGCTTCAG CTTGTGCTGGCAAATCCTGCAGCAAGTGTGATGGAAAAACTAGAACAATCAAAAATATTGGATTCATTTGGATTAAATGGGCTGTATCTGACAGTAGCAGAAGCAGTAGCTGATATTTCAACATTTTGGAAATCTCAACCTTGA
- the LOC136224128 gene encoding probable sulfate transporter 3.4 isoform X2, whose protein sequence is MRFGPKRPIFTPRWCIPMFMRTVKMGISYAKLANLPPIIGLYSSFVPPLIYSILGSSRHLAVGPVSIASLVMGSMLSEAVSPTQDQILYLKLAFTSTFFAGLFHASLGLLRLGFIIDFLSRATLVGFMAGAAIIVSLQQLKGLLGIVHFTSKMQFVPVMSSVFSHRNEWSWETILMGIFFLLFLLTTRHISMRKPKLFWISAAAPLTSVIISTLVLFCFKSKIHGISFIGHLPKGLNPPSANMLFFDGSYLPLAIRTGIVTGILSLTEGIAVGRTFASMNNYQVDGNKEMMAIGVMNMAGSCTSCFVTTGSFSRSAVNYNAGAKTAVSNIVMASAVLVTLLFLMPLFYYTPNVILAAIIITAVIGLIDYRSAFQLWKVDKLDFMACVCSFFGVLFISVPLGLAIAVGISIFKILLHVTRPNTVVMGNIPGTHIYQSLNRYREALRVPSFLVIAIESPIYFANSTYLQERILRWVREEEEWIKANNESTLKCVILDMTAVTAIDTSGIDLLCELRKTMEKRTLQLVLANPAASVMEKLEQSKILDSFGLNGLYLTVAEAVADISTFWKSQP, encoded by the exons ATGAGATTTGGACCAAAGCGACCAATTTTTACGCCTAGATGGTGTATTCCTATGTTTATGAGGACAGTGAAAATG GGGATCAGTTATGCAAAACTTGCAAATTTACCACCAATAATCGGGCTAT ATTCAAGCTTTGTACCTCCATTGATATACTCAATCCTTGGAAGCTCAAGACATCTTGCAGTTGGTCCAGTTTCAATAGCATCATTAGTAATGGGTTCTATGCTAAGTGAAGCTGTTTCACCTACACAAGATCAAATTCTCTACCTCAAATTAGCCTTCACTTCTACCTTCTTTGCTGGTCTTTTTCATGCTTCTCTTGGTTTACTTAG GTTGGGGTTTATTATTGATTTTCTATCAAGGGCTACTCTTGTTGGATTCATGGCTGGTGCTGCCATTATTGTCTCGCTTCAACAGCTTAAAGGATTGCTTGGGATTGTTCATTTCACTAGCAAGATGCAATTTGTCCCTGTCATGTCctctgttttcagccatagaaATGAG TGGTCCTGGGAAACTATTCTTATGGGGATCTTTTTTCTGCTGTTTTTGTTGACAACAAGGCATATT AGCATGAGGAAACCAAAGCTGTTCTGGATATCAGCAGCTGCACCATTAACATCAGTGATCATCTCAACCCTTGTACTTTTCTGCTTCAAATCAAAGATTCATGGCATCTCATTC ATTGGTCATTTACCAAAGGGCCTGAATCCACCTTCAGCTAATATGCTTTTCTTCGACGGTTCTTATTTGCCACTCGCAATCAGAACTGGCATTGTCACTGGAATCTTATCCCTCACT GAAGGAATCGCGGTGGGAAGAACGTTTGCTTCGATGAATAACTACCAAGTTGATGGCAACAAAGAAATGATGGCTATTGGTGTAATGAACATGGCTGGTTCTTGTACTTCATGCTTTGTCACAACAG GGTCTTTTTCGCGGTCTGCAGTCAATTACAATGCTGGAGCAAAGACAGCAGTTTCAAATATAGTCATGGCTTCTGCAGTGCTTGTGACTCTGCTGTTTCTCATGCCACTGTTTTACTACACTCCTAATGTGATCTTGGCTGCCATTATTATAACAGCTGTAATCGGACTAATTGATTATCGTTCCGCATTCCAATTGTGGAAAGTCGACAAGCTCGATTTCATGGCCTGTGTGTGCTCCTTCTTTGGAGTCCTGTTTATCTCAGTACCTCTAGGCCTTGCCATAGCG GTTGGAATATCAATTTTCAAAATACTGCTACATGTCACCAGACCAAATACAGTGGTTATGGGAAACATCCCCGGAACTCATATATACCAAAGTCTCAATAGATATAGAGAAGCTCTACGAGTTCCATCGTTTCTTGTCATCGCGATTGAGTCCCCTATCTACTTTGCAAATTCTACTTACCTTCAAGAAAG GATACTAAGATGGGTCCGCGAAGAAGAAGAGTGGATTAAAGCGAACAACGAAAGCACATTGAAATGCGTAATTTTGGACATGACAG CTGTGACAGCCATAGATACAAGTGGTATCGATTTACTATGCGAACTACGAAAAACGATGGAGAAACGAACGCTTCAG CTTGTGCTGGCAAATCCTGCAGCAAGTGTGATGGAAAAACTAGAACAATCAAAAATATTGGATTCATTTGGATTAAATGGGCTGTATCTGACAGTAGCAGAAGCAGTAGCTGATATTTCAACATTTTGGAAATCTCAACCTTGA